A genomic region of Streptomyces sp. NBC_00247 contains the following coding sequences:
- a CDS encoding acyl-CoA mutase large subunit family protein: MDADAIEEGRRRWQARYDQARTRDADFTTLSGDPVDPVYGPRPGDTYEGFERIGWPGEYPFTRGLHATGYRGRTWTIRQFAGFGNAEQTNERYKMILAAGGGGLSVAFDMPTLMGRDSDEPRSLGEVGHCGVAIDSAADMEVLFRDIPLGEVTTSMTISGPAVPVFCMYLVAAERQGVDPAVLNGTLQTDIFKEYIAQKEWLFQPEPHLRLIGDLMEHCARAIPAYKPLSVSGYHIREAGSTAAQELAYTLADGFGYVELGLSRGLDVDTFAPGLSFFFDAHLDFFEEIAKFRAARRIWARWMKETYGAKTDKAQWLRFHTQTAGVSLTAQQPYNNVVRTAVEALSAVLGGTSSLHTNALDETLALPSEQAAEIALRTQQVLMEETGVANVADPLGGSWYVEQLTDRIEADAEKIFERIRERGTRAHPDGRHPVGPITSGILRGIEDGWFTGEIADSAFTYQRSLEKGDKRVVGVNVHHGSVTGDLEILRVSHEVEREQVRALGARRTARDEAKVRGSLDAMLAAARDGSNMVPPMLEAVRAEATLGEICGVLREEWGVYTEPPGF, encoded by the coding sequence ATGGACGCTGACGCGATCGAGGAGGGCCGCCGACGCTGGCAGGCCCGTTACGACCAGGCCCGCACACGCGACGCGGACTTCACCACCCTGTCCGGGGACCCGGTGGACCCGGTGTACGGGCCCCGCCCCGGCGACACGTACGAGGGGTTCGAGCGGATCGGCTGGCCGGGCGAGTACCCGTTCACCCGGGGACTCCATGCGACCGGCTACCGGGGCCGGACCTGGACCATCCGCCAGTTCGCCGGCTTCGGCAACGCCGAGCAGACCAACGAGCGGTACAAGATGATCCTCGCCGCGGGCGGCGGCGGGCTCAGTGTCGCCTTCGACATGCCGACCCTGATGGGCCGCGACTCCGACGAACCCCGCTCGCTCGGCGAGGTCGGCCACTGCGGCGTCGCCATCGACTCCGCCGCCGACATGGAGGTCCTCTTCCGGGACATCCCCCTCGGCGAGGTCACCACTTCCATGACGATCAGCGGACCCGCCGTCCCCGTCTTCTGCATGTACCTCGTCGCCGCCGAACGCCAGGGCGTCGACCCGGCCGTCCTCAACGGCACGCTCCAGACCGACATCTTCAAGGAGTACATCGCCCAGAAGGAGTGGCTCTTCCAGCCCGAACCCCATCTGCGGCTCATCGGCGACCTGATGGAGCACTGCGCCCGCGCCATCCCCGCGTACAAACCGCTCTCCGTCTCCGGCTACCACATCCGCGAGGCCGGATCCACGGCCGCGCAGGAGCTCGCCTACACCCTCGCCGACGGCTTCGGATACGTGGAGCTGGGCCTCTCCCGGGGGCTCGACGTGGACACCTTCGCGCCCGGTCTCTCCTTCTTCTTCGACGCCCACCTCGACTTCTTCGAGGAGATCGCCAAATTCCGCGCCGCCCGCCGCATCTGGGCCCGCTGGATGAAGGAGACGTACGGCGCGAAGACCGACAAGGCCCAGTGGCTCCGCTTCCACACCCAGACCGCCGGAGTCTCCCTCACCGCCCAGCAGCCGTACAACAACGTCGTACGCACCGCGGTCGAAGCGCTCTCCGCCGTCCTCGGCGGCACCAGCTCGCTGCACACCAACGCCCTCGACGAGACGCTCGCCCTCCCCTCCGAGCAGGCCGCCGAGATCGCGTTGCGCACCCAGCAGGTGCTGATGGAGGAGACCGGCGTCGCCAACGTGGCCGACCCGCTCGGCGGGTCCTGGTACGTCGAACAGCTCACCGACCGGATCGAGGCGGACGCCGAGAAGATCTTCGAGCGGATCAGGGAGCGCGGCACGCGCGCCCATCCGGACGGCCGCCACCCCGTCGGCCCGATCACCTCGGGCATCCTGCGCGGCATCGAGGACGGCTGGTTCACCGGGGAGATCGCCGACTCCGCGTTCACCTACCAGCGCTCCCTGGAGAAGGGCGACAAGCGGGTCGTCGGCGTCAACGTCCACCACGGCTCGGTCACCGGCGACCTGGAGATCCTGCGGGTCAGCCACGAGGTCGAGCGCGAGCAGGTGCGCGCCCTCGGCGCCCGCCGGACGGCCCGCGACGAGGCGAAGGTGCGCGGCTCGCTGGACGCGATGCTCGCCGCCGCCCGGGACGGATCGAACATGGTGCCGCCGATGCTGGAGGCGGTCCGCGCCGAGGCGACCCTCGGTGAGATCTGCGGGGTGCTGCGCGAGGAGTGGGGCGTCTACACGGAGCCGCCGGGGTTCTGA
- a CDS encoding DUF3817 domain-containing protein → MKRSVLTRYRVMAYVTAVMLLILCLCMVFKYGFDKGEGLTLVVSQIHGVLYIIYLLFAFDLGSKAKWPVGKLLWVLVAGTIPTAAFFVERTVVREVEPLIEGAAPAAAANRSEQGSPVKNG, encoded by the coding sequence ATGAAACGCAGCGTGCTGACCCGCTATCGGGTGATGGCCTACGTCACCGCCGTCATGTTGTTGATCCTCTGCCTCTGCATGGTCTTCAAGTACGGATTCGACAAGGGCGAGGGCCTGACGCTCGTCGTCTCCCAGATCCACGGCGTGCTCTACATCATCTATCTGCTCTTCGCCTTCGACCTCGGGTCCAAGGCGAAGTGGCCGGTCGGCAAGCTCCTCTGGGTGCTCGTCGCCGGCACCATCCCGACCGCCGCGTTCTTCGTGGAGCGCACGGTCGTCCGCGAGGTCGAGCCGCTGATCGAGGGCGCCGCTCCGGCCGCAGCCGCGAACCGGTCCGAACAGGGCAGCCCCGTCAAGAACGGCTGA
- a CDS encoding tetratricopeptide repeat protein gives MQPRNMSMSGVVDLAAVKAAGEAKAKAEQARAEAARKGGTGAVAPSALVIDVDEASFERDVLQRSAEVPVVIDFWAEWCEPCKQLGPLLERLAVAYNGRFLLAKVDVDANQMLMQQFGIQGIPAVFAVVAGQALPLFQGAAPEAQIRETLDQLIQVGEERFGLTGIDVDPDAEGADAAPAEVPAGPYDALLEAASVALDANDFPGAAQAYRNVLSDDPGNPEAKLGLAQAELLARVQKMNPQEVREKAAANPADVAAQIDGADLDLVGGHVEDAFGRLVETVRRTFGDDRDAVRVRLLELFEVIGPEDPRVAAARTALARVLF, from the coding sequence ATGCAGCCTAGGAACATGTCCATGAGCGGCGTCGTCGACCTCGCCGCTGTCAAGGCGGCCGGAGAGGCCAAGGCCAAGGCGGAGCAGGCCCGTGCCGAGGCCGCCCGCAAGGGGGGCACCGGGGCCGTCGCGCCGTCCGCCCTGGTGATCGACGTCGACGAAGCCTCCTTCGAGCGCGATGTCCTCCAGCGCTCCGCCGAAGTACCCGTCGTCATCGACTTCTGGGCCGAGTGGTGCGAGCCCTGCAAGCAGCTCGGCCCCCTGCTGGAGCGGCTGGCCGTCGCCTACAACGGCCGCTTCCTGCTTGCCAAGGTCGACGTCGACGCCAACCAGATGCTGATGCAGCAGTTCGGTATCCAGGGCATCCCGGCGGTCTTCGCCGTCGTCGCGGGCCAGGCCCTCCCGCTCTTCCAGGGAGCCGCGCCCGAGGCCCAGATCCGCGAGACCCTGGACCAGTTGATCCAGGTCGGCGAGGAGCGCTTCGGCCTCACCGGGATCGACGTCGACCCCGACGCCGAGGGCGCCGACGCGGCCCCCGCCGAGGTTCCGGCCGGCCCGTACGACGCACTGCTGGAGGCCGCCTCGGTGGCCCTGGACGCCAACGACTTCCCGGGCGCGGCGCAGGCGTACCGCAACGTCCTCTCCGACGACCCGGGCAACCCGGAGGCCAAGTTGGGCCTCGCGCAGGCCGAACTCCTGGCCCGGGTGCAGAAGATGAACCCGCAGGAGGTGCGGGAGAAGGCCGCCGCGAACCCGGCCGACGTCGCCGCCCAGATCGACGGCGCCGACCTCGATCTCGTCGGGGGCCACGTGGAGGACGCGTTCGGACGGTTGGTGGAGACGGTCCGCCGCACGTTCGGCGACGACCGCGACGCGGTGCGGGTGCGGCTGCTGGAGCTTTTCGAGGTCATCGGCCCGGAGGACCCCCGGGTCGCCGCGGCCCGTACGGCGCTCGCGCGGGTCCTGTTCTGA
- a CDS encoding MarR family winged helix-turn-helix transcriptional regulator, producing the protein MPKPLSLPFDPIARADELWQQRWGPVPSMQAITSIMRAQQILLAEVDAVVKPYGLTFARYEALVLLTFSKQGELSMSKIGERLMVHPTSVTNTVDRLVRSGLVDKRPNPNDGRGTLASITEKGREVVEAATEELMAMDFGLGVYDAEECAEIFAMLRPLRVAAQDFEDA; encoded by the coding sequence GTGCCGAAGCCGCTCAGCCTCCCCTTCGATCCCATCGCCCGCGCCGACGAGCTCTGGCAGCAGCGCTGGGGCCCCGTGCCCTCCATGCAGGCGATCACCTCGATCATGCGGGCTCAGCAGATCCTCCTCGCGGAGGTCGACGCGGTGGTGAAACCGTACGGGCTGACGTTCGCCCGGTACGAGGCGCTGGTGCTGCTCACCTTCTCCAAGCAGGGCGAACTGTCGATGTCGAAGATCGGCGAGCGCCTGATGGTGCACCCGACCTCGGTCACCAACACCGTCGACCGGCTGGTGCGGTCGGGCCTGGTCGACAAGCGCCCCAACCCCAACGACGGGCGCGGCACGCTCGCCTCCATCACGGAGAAGGGCCGCGAGGTGGTCGAGGCGGCCACCGAGGAGCTGATGGCGATGGACTTCGGGCTGGGCGTGTACGACGCCGAGGAGTGCGCGGAGATCTTCGCGATGCTCCGGCCGCTGCGGGTCGCGGCCCAGGACTTCGAGGACGCCTGA
- a CDS encoding TetR/AcrR family transcriptional regulator, whose amino-acid sequence MPSSNDPPSNRPGRPRSVGADTAILEATRASLVELGWSKLTMGDVATRAGVAKTTLYRRWAGKNELVVDAVAVLFDELELPDLGSLAADVQGVVLQFAELLERPETRTALMAVVAESTRDAALRTRIQDSIVNRQKRLVVQGRRRAQERGELPPEPDGRTASLAADLIFDVIAGAVVHRTLVSAEPVDADWARRFTSLLLSGLGVVA is encoded by the coding sequence ATGCCGAGCAGCAACGACCCCCCGTCCAACCGCCCCGGCCGCCCCCGCAGTGTCGGCGCCGACACCGCGATCCTGGAGGCGACCCGGGCGTCGCTGGTCGAGCTCGGCTGGTCGAAGCTGACGATGGGGGACGTGGCGACGCGCGCCGGGGTCGCCAAGACGACGCTCTACCGCCGGTGGGCCGGCAAGAACGAGCTGGTCGTGGACGCCGTCGCCGTGCTCTTCGACGAACTCGAACTCCCCGACCTCGGCAGCCTCGCCGCCGACGTGCAGGGCGTGGTGCTCCAGTTCGCGGAACTGCTGGAGCGCCCGGAGACCCGGACGGCGCTGATGGCGGTGGTCGCCGAGTCGACGCGCGACGCGGCCCTGCGCACCCGGATACAGGACTCGATCGTCAACCGCCAGAAGCGGCTGGTGGTCCAGGGCCGCCGGCGGGCCCAGGAGCGCGGCGAGCTGCCGCCCGAACCGGACGGCCGGACGGCCTCGCTGGCGGCCGATCTGATCTTCGACGTGATCGCGGGCGCGGTGGTGCACCGGACGCTGGTCAGCGCCGAGCCCGTCGACGCGGACTGGGCCCGGCGCTTCACCTCGCTGCTGCTGTCCGGCCTGGGCGTGGTGGCGTAG